The following is a genomic window from Rutidosis leptorrhynchoides isolate AG116_Rl617_1_P2 chromosome 8, CSIRO_AGI_Rlap_v1, whole genome shotgun sequence.
taatctaaataattttgaattaaaattatatcttattaattaaatattattattaaatcttattaataattattttaattattaaatataaataaattttaattatttgaattaattatttttaattgaatacgagaaggtataaaagctaggcagaagaaaACCAATtccaaatttatattttaatttatacttttaaaataaaatgacaaccaatattatctcttatgattggatgtggattgtataATATGCATTttgggtgtttgatgaaatgtttagGTGACAAGTTTATTAGTCGGACTCAGCTATGTGGTTccatgggtcattaaactaaatgactttaacatttacgttcacttaatacctaaaacatatcattaaactatttcgtttaaacaaacccgtgatttcacgagtcatttcactagtattatatattataatgaGGTTTAAATTAGTTCTAAAGCTGTATTAATTTTCGAGATCGTAGTTTTGCGAGTTGTGTGAGCTCATGTTAGTATCGTTGTCGTGTTAAAGTTGATGTTCGTGGTCGTTATGTATCGTTGTATCTGCTAGCTTCTGGCTagtctttttttattattattaatacaattacttgcctttaaaaaaaattagttcaataataaaataaataatatcataataaattatttaaatttatattaaaccgacacattaatttaatataaatattattaacttACTATAAATATTGATAATATACTAATGGTAATGTTTTTTATAGtaataaaaaattataaaatagatatttatttattaatgttgaaatataatttatgaatgATATTtcataatataaaattaatttacagTTTGCGCATAAATTTAAAAACTAGCGCTAATTTAATATTTGTAGACTATTATATAAATGAACGAGATCATGTTTGCCGACTGAAGTTAAAATACTTAGTTGATAATTCTTATAGATATTTAGATGTATGCGTGTTCTACTTCGCTTGAGATTACAACATAATGCAATTGGTTTATACTAAAAACATATACAATTATAgatgtatataaaatattatttttaacgaTCGATTTTAAAACAATTTTTTATTAACTCATGTTTAGTGTTTTATGACtttatcgattatttgtcaattgaagttaaaatgattcAAACGGACGGACTCATAGTCTGTGtgttagtattcaatactaatgttttcAATACAAATGTTATCAGTAATAAAAGATATTTTtctattgtaattgtattatatattttaaaaaaattttaatgACAATCCTAAGAGTTGTCATTAATAAATTAAAACATGCTTAATTAAATTGTACATAAATAATAATCACACACTCTATGAAAATAACTACCACCAACTATCAAATTGTACTACTTTTTAGGCATAAATTTACTCTtaatgacaaccctaagggttgtTATTAGAAAACTTCTATATTTTATAAGTATTGCAATATTAACGTTATCGACTACAAATTTATCGTGTCAAacgagctcataaaactagtataatatataatatgtagtTTTTTTTTTCACATATATAATTGTGTATGCTTTTATAGCTTTTGTATGTAAAAGAAGTTTGATGAAATATTAAATTTCATTGGTTTAACGATTTTATCATAAACCGAATTCGGTTTttcatttttaaattttttttttttgaaaagcaaaaaatTCTATTAAAACCATGAAGTATTACAACACGTAATTTTTCAGAAGATGTTTTACATTTTTTATCCTGAAATGAAATTAATCCGAAAAAAACTTCCACTAATCTAGTTCTCACATATATTATCGACAACTACGGTTTATATTCAAATGAAATAATGGTTTAGAAGTGTTGAGGTGTTGAACATATTTTGAAAAGATGATGACATGATATCCACCTCATCAGATGTGATGATATGGAATATATATGGCTGCAAATGTGGGCATAAATTACCTCAATTGCAACGTTTTTTCAAATCCGAATTCTTTCTACGCACTAGATGGAAATCATAGTCCTTTACGGACAATGGttatattgaaattattattattattatttttttgtatataGAAGAAGCTTGATGAAATATTAAATTTCATTGGTTTATCGATTTTAACATAAACTGAATTCGGTTTTtcattcttaatttttttttttttgaaaagcaaacaaTTCTATTAAAACCACGAAGTATTACAACACGTACAATATAAAATTGGAAATTTTTCAGAAGATGTTTTTCACTTTTTATCCTGAAATGGAATTAATCCGCAAAAAACTTCAACTAATCTAGTTCTCACATATATTATCGACAACTACGGTTTATATTCAAACGAACTAATGGTTTAAAAGTGTTGAGGTGTTGAACATATTTTGAGAAGATGATGACATGATATCCACCTCATCAGATGTGATGATGTGGAATATATGTGGCTGCAAACGTGGGCATATATTACCTTAATTGCAACGTTTTTCAAATCCGAATTCTTTCTACGCACTAAATGGAAATTATAGTCCTTTACAGACAATGGttatattgaaattattattattattattattattattattatttttttggaaAAATTGGTCTTTTACATTACTTTTTTTGAGCAATTTTACTTATTTACAACGATAATTTATCAAAATTTCATTACGAACTTGCCtctaaaaaaagaatttttttacGAACATAATTTTTTACCCATTTTaacctataaataaataaatataaatataaataaataaaaccataTAAAAAAGGCAAAAGCTGGCGGAGTGGCGGGAAACGAAACCCTTAACCCCCCACGTCAACTCACGTAATAGTATTAGGATACGATTCAGCTTCTCTTGCAAGATTAATAAATCCCACCCatattaattagggtttttattatcattactcctCTTTTAATTAATTATCGTAACAATGTCGTCGATTAACGAAAATCCAAAAAAACGACCTAAATCGGAGAAATCGGGTGCTAATGTCACCGATCAGTTCGATTCCGAAGACTCTGCTCAGCGTAGAGTTCTTCGGTCCGGGTATCTCTCCATTCACAACTTTATTCGCGGTATACGTTTTGTTGTTTACTTAGTATTTCATATATTTaagttgatatattgattttgattgatatattaattttgtaaattTATTATGTAATGTACAGAACAAAAAGATGAGATTGCAGTAGCTAGTACTAAAAAGTTTCAATCGATCCTTGACGAAGTTGATGGAATGCATCATCTTGGTATACATATACACTCCCTGATTTTTAATTTGTTCACTATTTATAGGGTCCATTTATGTTAcatgttatgttattgttattgttacttgtATAAACTGTTAAATGAGAGTATTAAAGCTAATGAAGAAAAACAAGCATGTATATACACGGAACTTGAACCCGGCGTGAAATGGGACGAAACTAATGAAAGGGGTAAACACAAAAAAAAAACCCTTATATTTTagtaacaacaaaaaaaaaaaaaaaaaaaaaaaaaaattaatgtgatttttttgttgttgttccgCCCCTGTATTCCATTCGTAAATGAAAATTACCAAAAAGGTGATTTTTGTTGTGCAGATTAAAGTTGAACAAGTTTTCAACTGTGCTTGTGAAATTGGTGTTAGATAATAAACTTTCTAGGTACGAGCCTCGTTGGGGTTTCACTCGTTGTATCCTTTGTTGAAAACGGTTCTATTCGGAAACGTTTTCCGTGTTTATATAAGTTTTCGTTATTATTGTCACACAAAAAAAAAGATAATGAACGTTCATGCTTTCAAAGTTTACGTTATTGTGGGTGCATATGTATATATAGTCATTGCTATAATGTTTTAAAATTTCTTTATGGTTTGAATTTCCAAAATTGCTTGTTTTAAGCAAGATAAAAAGTACTCCATATCTCATTCACTTGGTTTCTTTcaaaatttattttttatttttgttgtaCCTATTTGGCTTTTGTAGTCAAAGCACCAAGAGAACAAGTGTCTGATGCTGTGGCACTACAAGAACTAGTTAATACGTTGATTACTTCCGTTAGGACGCATACCACTGGAGGTATAACTCCTCCGCGATTTATCTCAAGTTTGATAACTAAATATGGTCAGACAAGGAGAAAAGAAATTAACGAAAAAGCCAAGATTCTATGGAAAGATCTTGGTTCGCACGTCTCTCCGATTCTCATGATTTGCAGGGGTTCGAGCACCATGTAAGTTAATTTTAAACATCTTTTTCACTATTGTTGGTTTTTGTTGATTCTGTATTTCTGATTATGCATGATTTTTATTAAAGGTTTGGACCTCTGTTACGTAAACCTAAACCACTATCCACTCCAATTTCACGAAAGCCATCTCGAAAGTCACTAAAGGTTAAGTTGACACAACCAAAAGAGGTATAATATTCAACTTCATGCTGATTATATCACAagtggtatatatatgtatttgaatTTATGTATAGTTATTGttacttttattttattattttatgcatTTGGGTATGACCGTGTACATCTTACTTCCCCATGCCCCGCTTATGCGGAATTGGTTAATGGTTTTGTTTTTGTGTATTTAAAGTTTGACACCCCTGTCAACATAACGGTATTATGTACTTTTTttttgtttgtgtgtgtgtgtattaacaAATGATAATGCAGAGTTGTTTAGAAAAGCTATTTTTTTTTCAGATCGAGGGTAGGGTTTGTAAGGAGATGACGAATACGGACAATATTGTTGCAACAATGTTTGAGATACTTAAAGACAACACCGATGTTTGTCTTGAGAACATCACCGTAAATAGGATTTCATTTGCACAAACTGTCGAGAACTTGTTTGCTTTGTCTTTCTTGGTGAAAGACGGAAGGGTTATGATAACAGTGGATGAAAAAGGCTCGCATCATGTTTGTATGTCACGCTTCATAACTATTGTCACTAGATTTTCATAGTTGTTGAACATTTTTTTGTCTTAATTTTTTTAATAAGTGGCCTTTTTTGTATCAGCACCAAAAAACGCCCCTGCATCTAGCATGATAATGTCCAGGAAGGTTGTGCATACTCACTTCGTTTTTAAGTTTAGCTTTAAAGATTGGAAGGTACGTATGAACGTCACTCTTAAGATGACTGTAAATTGTTAGTTAATTATCTAGTTTTGTTTATCATAACACAAAATTACATTTGGAACTAATCCCATATCATAGGGTTCTAGGTATATGTTATGACACTCAGATGTAAATGAATTAGTTCAATTTTAAATGTATTATAATGTGGAAAATGCAGTTGATGAAAGATTTAGTTGCTGAAGGTTCAGAGCTGATGCCACATAGGACGAAGGAGACTTGTGTTAATCCAAAATCGGAACCAAATTGCAATGCGAACAACAGTCGAGCAACAAGGACCCCCACAAAAACGATATCAAGAAATCTGGATATGGATTTTGAAGAGGAAATGAAGCCAGATGTGATTCATGAACCTGTAAGCAATGGTGGCAGGAAAAGAAAATGGGGAATCTAACGTGATATTGTTCGAAGATTTGGGATTTTGTTTCTTTTTGTGTACAGAGGTTTCGTTGCTGTTAACTAATGTCGATGTATGAAA
Proteins encoded in this region:
- the LOC139863461 gene encoding non-structural maintenance of chromosomes element 4 homolog A-like, translating into MSSINENPKKRPKSEKSGANVTDQFDSEDSAQRRVLRSGYLSIHNFIREQKDEIAVASTKKFQSILDEVDGMHHLVKAPREQVSDAVALQELVNTLITSVRTHTTGGITPPRFISSLITKYGQTRRKEINEKAKILWKDLGSHVSPILMICRGSSTMFGPLLRKPKPLSTPISRKPSRKSLKVKLTQPKEIEGRVCKEMTNTDNIVATMFEILKDNTDVCLENITVNRISFAQTVENLFALSFLVKDGRVMITVDEKGSHHVSPKNAPASSMIMSRKVVHTHFVFKFSFKDWKLMKDLVAEGSELMPHRTKETCVNPKSEPNCNANNSRATRTPTKTISRNLDMDFEEEMKPDVIHEPVSNGGRKRKWGI